In Bacillus sp. Marseille-Q1617, a genomic segment contains:
- a CDS encoding gamma carbonic anhydrase family protein, with translation MLYPYHDKKPVIAESAYVADYVTISGDVEIGEESSIWFNTVIRGDVAPTRIGSKVNVQDNSILHQSPGNPLILEDEVTVGHGVILHSCKIRKKALIGMGSIILDNAEIGEGAFIGAGSLVPQGKVIPPNTLAFGRPAKVVRELNEHDISEMKRISREYAEKGQYYKSIKPF, from the coding sequence ATGCTCTATCCATACCATGATAAAAAACCTGTTATTGCAGAATCTGCTTATGTTGCCGATTATGTAACGATTTCCGGGGATGTTGAGATCGGGGAAGAATCCAGCATCTGGTTCAATACCGTCATCAGAGGAGACGTTGCACCTACCAGGATTGGGAGCAAAGTGAATGTCCAGGACAACTCCATCCTTCATCAAAGCCCTGGAAATCCCCTTATCCTTGAAGATGAAGTGACAGTCGGCCACGGTGTCATCTTACATAGCTGCAAAATCAGAAAAAAAGCCCTCATTGGCATGGGATCGATCATCCTGGATAACGCCGAGATCGGTGAAGGTGCTTTTATCGGAGCCGGTAGTCTGGTCCCTCAGGGAAAAGTCATCCCTCCAAACACGCTTGCCTTTGGCCGTCCTGCAAAAGTGGTGAGGGAATTGAACGAACATGATATCAGTGAGATGAAACGCATCTCCAGGGAATATGCCGAAAAAGGCCAGTATTATAAAAGCATCAAACCCTTTTAA
- a CDS encoding alpha/beta hydrolase: MWKWETDQEAKAVIVIIHGAMEHHGRYGWLIEMWRAAGFHVIMGDLPGQGMTSRRQRGHIDSFDEYLIEVKDWVQAAYQFELPVFLLGHSMGGLIAVRMLQESHVKLAGVILSSPCLGLVNGPSKPIELLSYGLNKFAPMVKFPSGLTIDMATRNADVREIDSNDTLYITKVSVRWYRELAQAIKLATVNLNKMPDIPLLVLQAGDDKIVDKSAVKKWFNELSLSEMHYKEWAKCYHEIYNEPEREEIFEYSKIFIESRLKALGYIL; this comes from the coding sequence ATGTGGAAATGGGAAACAGATCAAGAGGCAAAAGCAGTCATCGTCATCATTCATGGAGCAATGGAACATCATGGCCGATACGGCTGGCTCATTGAAATGTGGCGTGCAGCAGGTTTCCATGTCATTATGGGTGATTTGCCGGGGCAGGGAATGACGTCGAGAAGACAAAGAGGACATATCGATTCGTTCGACGAATATCTTATCGAGGTGAAAGACTGGGTTCAGGCTGCTTATCAGTTTGAACTGCCTGTATTCCTCCTTGGCCACAGCATGGGCGGACTCATTGCCGTACGGATGCTTCAGGAGTCCCATGTCAAGTTGGCAGGGGTCATATTATCTTCACCTTGCCTGGGTCTTGTGAATGGACCGTCCAAACCGATCGAATTACTGTCGTATGGATTGAATAAATTTGCCCCGATGGTCAAATTCCCATCAGGATTGACGATTGATATGGCGACCCGGAATGCGGATGTCAGGGAGATTGACAGCAACGATACACTTTATATCACGAAAGTTTCTGTCCGCTGGTACAGGGAGCTAGCACAGGCAATCAAGCTTGCCACAGTCAACTTGAATAAAATGCCGGATATCCCTCTTCTGGTGCTCCAGGCTGGCGATGATAAAATCGTGGATAAAAGTGCAGTCAAGAAATGGTTCAATGAGCTGTCGCTTTCGGAAATGCACTATAAGGAATGGGCGAAATGCTATCATGAAATCTATAACGAACCCGAGAGAGAAGAAATCTTTGAATACTCGAAGATCTTCATAGAAAGCCGGCTGAAGGCACTGGGTTATATTTTATAA
- a CDS encoding tetraprenyl-beta-curcumene synthase family protein, giving the protein MSVPASPFSLMTKVYRDIFPLVHHELDHWKKRASEIPNDELRKQALASIEHKTFHCEGGSILSILSLKKKRETIRFTVAYQTISDYLDNLCDRSTSLDPEDFELLHQSMKDSLTVGSETVNYYALRNDQDDGGYLRDLVMACQESLAAIPHYGSIKNELLELCEYYCDLQIHKHVKAEEREKRLQAWFEGHRSSLPEMDWYEFSACSGSTLGIFCLVAYASRADFRPSYTAKIKAGYFPYIQGLHILLDYFIDQEEDHEGGDLNFCFYYENDDHLRERLIHFLRKADEHTNDLPHSGFHRLINKGLIGVYLSDEKASRQKRVQAFSKEFIGKAGWVTKFFFWNGKMYRKLKRAK; this is encoded by the coding sequence TTGTCAGTACCTGCAAGTCCTTTTTCATTAATGACAAAAGTATATCGGGATATCTTTCCGCTTGTCCATCATGAGCTTGATCACTGGAAAAAACGAGCCTCAGAGATTCCAAACGATGAATTAAGAAAACAGGCATTAGCGAGTATTGAGCATAAAACCTTTCATTGTGAAGGGGGTTCGATCCTTTCCATTCTCTCACTGAAGAAGAAAAGGGAAACGATCCGCTTCACGGTGGCTTATCAAACGATCAGCGATTATCTGGATAATCTTTGTGACAGAAGTACGTCCCTTGATCCGGAGGACTTCGAATTGCTGCACCAATCGATGAAAGATTCATTGACCGTCGGTTCTGAAACCGTGAACTATTATGCATTGAGGAATGATCAGGATGACGGCGGCTATTTACGTGATTTGGTCATGGCTTGTCAGGAATCACTGGCTGCCATTCCCCACTATGGAAGCATTAAAAATGAGCTGCTGGAACTTTGCGAGTATTATTGTGATTTGCAAATACATAAACACGTGAAAGCAGAAGAAAGGGAGAAAAGGCTTCAGGCATGGTTTGAAGGACACCGGTCCAGCCTTCCGGAGATGGATTGGTATGAATTCTCGGCATGCTCCGGTTCCACCCTCGGAATCTTCTGCCTGGTGGCCTATGCCAGCAGGGCAGACTTTAGACCTTCATATACAGCAAAAATAAAGGCAGGTTACTTTCCTTACATACAAGGTCTCCATATCCTCTTGGATTATTTTATCGATCAGGAAGAAGATCATGAGGGGGGAGACTTGAACTTCTGTTTCTATTATGAAAATGATGATCATTTAAGAGAGAGGCTCATTCATTTCCTCCGTAAAGCGGATGAGCATACAAATGATCTTCCGCATTCCGGCTTTCACCGCCTGATCAATAAAGGGTTGATCGGGGTCTATCTGTCTGATGAAAAAGCGAGCCGGCAAAAAAGGGTCCAGGCTTTCTCGAAAGAATTCATCGGTAAAGCCGGATGGGTGACAAAATTCTTCTTTTGGAACGGAAAAATGTATCGGAAATTAAAGAGAGCGAAATAA
- the pckA gene encoding phosphoenolpyruvate carboxykinase (ATP) has translation MNSVSMSSELTELLSGQNIKNQLSVSQLVEKVLHRNEGVLTSSGAVRAETGKYTGRSPKDKFTVEEPTTKDKIDWGAVNQPISAESFDKLYHKVLAYLKEKEEVFVFNGFAGADPKHRLPIQVINEFAWHNLFAHQLFIRPSAEELISHKSEFTIVSAPNFKADPAVDGTNSETFIIVSFEKRIVLIGGTEYAGEMKKSIFSVMNYMLPEADILSMHCSANVGREGDVALFFGLSGTGKTTLSADPNRRLIGDDEHGWSPNGVFNIEGGCYAKCIGLTREKEPQIFDAIRFGSVLENVVLDEESRIPDYDDNSLTENTRAAYPLQAMENIVEPSVAGHPNTIVFLTADAFGVLPPISKLTKEQAMYHFLSGYTSKLAGTERGITSPQATFSTCFGSPFLPLAATRYAEMLGKKIDEHNAEVYLVNTGWTGGEYGVGNRMKLSYTRAMVQAALEGELTNVETETDEIFGLNIPVHVPGVPDEVLQPIKTWSNEEAYKVKATELARQFNENFKKFTNVPAEIEAKGGPAVN, from the coding sequence ATGAATTCAGTGAGCATGTCTAGTGAGTTAACAGAATTACTTAGCGGTCAAAATATCAAAAATCAACTGTCTGTTTCACAATTAGTGGAAAAAGTTCTTCATAGAAATGAAGGCGTTTTAACTTCTTCAGGTGCAGTCAGAGCTGAAACTGGCAAATATACAGGGCGCTCTCCTAAAGATAAATTTACTGTAGAGGAGCCTACAACAAAAGATAAAATTGATTGGGGAGCTGTTAATCAGCCAATCTCCGCTGAATCATTCGATAAATTATACCATAAAGTCCTTGCATACTTAAAAGAAAAAGAAGAAGTATTCGTCTTCAACGGATTTGCAGGTGCAGATCCAAAACATAGACTTCCGATCCAGGTAATCAATGAATTTGCGTGGCATAACCTTTTCGCGCATCAGCTGTTCATCCGTCCGAGTGCGGAAGAGTTAATCTCACATAAATCAGAATTTACGATCGTATCAGCTCCAAACTTTAAAGCAGACCCTGCTGTGGACGGGACAAATTCTGAAACATTCATCATCGTTTCTTTTGAAAAACGCATCGTCCTGATCGGCGGAACGGAATATGCAGGAGAAATGAAGAAATCGATCTTCTCCGTCATGAATTACATGCTTCCTGAAGCAGACATCCTTTCCATGCACTGTTCGGCAAATGTAGGACGCGAAGGCGACGTCGCACTATTCTTCGGCCTATCCGGAACAGGCAAAACGACATTATCAGCAGATCCCAACCGCCGTTTGATCGGGGACGACGAACACGGCTGGTCACCGAATGGCGTATTCAACATCGAAGGCGGCTGCTATGCGAAATGCATCGGCCTGACTCGTGAAAAAGAGCCTCAAATCTTTGATGCCATCCGCTTTGGATCCGTATTGGAAAACGTGGTTCTTGATGAAGAATCCCGCATTCCGGATTATGATGATAATAGTTTAACAGAAAACACGCGTGCAGCTTATCCGCTTCAAGCAATGGAAAACATCGTGGAGCCTAGCGTTGCCGGCCACCCTAATACCATCGTATTCCTGACTGCCGATGCATTCGGCGTCCTGCCTCCGATCAGTAAACTGACGAAAGAGCAGGCTATGTACCATTTCTTAAGCGGTTATACATCTAAATTAGCAGGAACTGAGCGCGGAATCACTTCACCGCAGGCCACATTCTCTACTTGCTTCGGTTCTCCTTTCCTGCCGCTTGCCGCTACTCGCTACGCAGAAATGCTCGGTAAGAAAATCGATGAGCACAATGCAGAAGTCTACCTCGTAAACACTGGCTGGACCGGAGGAGAATACGGTGTGGGTAACCGCATGAAGTTATCTTACACACGCGCAATGGTGCAGGCAGCCTTAGAAGGTGAACTGACGAACGTTGAAACGGAAACAGACGAAATCTTCGGATTGAACATTCCGGTACATGTACCAGGTGTACCTGATGAAGTGCTTCAACCGATTAAAACATGGTCTAATGAAGAAGCGTACAAAGTGAAAGCAACTGAACTTGCACGCCAATTCAACGAAAATTTCAAGAAATTCACAAACGTACCTGCCGAGATCGAAGCTAAAGGCGGTCCCGCTGTAAATTAA
- a CDS encoding GNAT family N-acetyltransferase, which yields MIRVLTQADDEQCQQLIQMQPAENLFIIGDIEAFGYEQDFQTIWGDFDELGRLRGVLLKYRENFIPYSAGDFDAEGFADIINHCDDFSIMSGLKAVTSKVEPFLTREYQSKRHNRGSLSNEELNHVEKASTKDLPGLVELYKKILEFSGGNFTVEKRKHGMEKGVARSYYIKKDGIYVSSASTTAENSMSAMIVAVCTHPDHKKKGYATECMTRLCLDVLQEGKELCLFYDNPEAGSIYKNIGFEDIGYWMMYKF from the coding sequence ATGATCAGAGTATTAACCCAGGCAGATGATGAGCAATGTCAGCAGTTGATCCAAATGCAGCCTGCCGAGAATTTATTCATCATCGGCGATATAGAGGCATTTGGCTATGAACAGGATTTCCAAACCATTTGGGGAGATTTTGACGAGTTGGGAAGACTGAGAGGGGTCCTCTTAAAATATAGGGAAAACTTCATTCCGTACTCCGCAGGAGATTTTGATGCAGAGGGATTCGCCGACATTATTAATCACTGCGATGATTTCAGTATCATGTCAGGTCTAAAGGCGGTCACTTCAAAGGTAGAACCTTTCTTAACGAGGGAATATCAATCAAAAAGGCATAACCGCGGCTCATTGTCAAATGAGGAACTTAATCATGTTGAAAAAGCCTCCACGAAAGACCTGCCCGGACTAGTTGAACTCTACAAAAAAATCCTTGAGTTCAGCGGGGGAAATTTCACTGTGGAGAAAAGAAAACATGGTATGGAAAAAGGGGTCGCGCGCAGCTACTACATTAAAAAAGACGGCATCTATGTATCCTCCGCCTCTACCACTGCTGAAAACAGCATGTCTGCGATGATCGTGGCTGTGTGTACCCACCCTGATCATAAGAAAAAAGGATATGCGACCGAGTGCATGACCAGACTGTGCCTTGATGTACTTCAGGAAGGCAAGGAGCTCTGCCTTTTTTATGATAATCCTGAAGCAGGCAGTATCTATAAGAATATCGGCTTTGAAGATATCGGCTATTGGATGATGTACAAATTTTAG
- a CDS encoding lmo0937 family membrane protein, with protein MLWTIIGILVVLWLLGLIFKIGGAIIHILLIIAVVVFLWNLITGKKKRL; from the coding sequence ATGTTGTGGACCATCATCGGGATACTTGTTGTCCTGTGGTTATTGGGACTGATCTTCAAGATCGGCGGAGCCATCATCCATATTTTATTGATCATTGCCGTGGTCGTGTTCTTATGGAATCTGATTACAGGCAAGAAGAAACGCTTATAG
- the metK gene encoding methionine adenosyltransferase translates to MSTKRRLFTSESVTEGHPDKICDQISDSILDAILTNDPNARVACETSVTTGLVLVAGEITTNTYVDIPKIVRETIRGIGYTRAKYGFDAETCAVLTSIDEQSADIAQGVDQALEAREGQMSDEEIDAIGAGDQGLMFGFACNETKELMPLPISLAHKLSRQLTEVRKEEVLPYLRPDGKTQVTVEYDENDKPVRIDTIVISTQHHPEVSLEQIQRNLKEYVIDPIVPKELIDEKTKYFINPTGRFVIGGPQGDAGLTGRKIIVDTYGGYARHGGGAFSGKDATKVDRSAAYAARYVAKNIVAAGLAEKCEVQLAYAIGVAQPVSISVDTFGTGKVSEDVLVDVVSSNFDLRPAGIIKMLDLRRPIYKQTAAYGHFGRNDLDLPWERTNKAEVLKAEALK, encoded by the coding sequence ATGTCAACAAAACGTCGTCTGTTTACATCTGAGTCCGTAACGGAAGGACATCCAGATAAAATTTGTGACCAAATCTCTGATTCAATTCTTGATGCCATTTTAACGAATGACCCGAATGCCCGTGTAGCATGTGAAACATCTGTTACAACAGGTCTTGTCCTTGTTGCAGGTGAAATCACAACAAATACGTATGTGGACATCCCTAAAATCGTCCGTGAAACGATCCGTGGGATCGGATACACACGTGCGAAGTACGGTTTTGATGCAGAAACTTGTGCAGTTTTGACATCAATCGATGAGCAGTCTGCCGATATCGCCCAAGGTGTGGACCAAGCACTTGAAGCGCGTGAAGGACAAATGTCTGATGAAGAAATCGATGCAATCGGTGCAGGTGACCAAGGTCTGATGTTCGGATTTGCCTGCAACGAAACGAAGGAGCTTATGCCTCTTCCGATTTCCCTTGCACATAAATTATCCCGCCAGCTGACTGAAGTACGCAAAGAAGAAGTTCTTCCTTACCTTCGTCCGGACGGTAAAACGCAGGTAACGGTTGAATATGATGAGAACGATAAGCCTGTACGCATCGACACAATCGTTATCTCAACTCAGCACCACCCTGAAGTTTCGCTTGAGCAGATCCAGCGTAACCTGAAAGAATATGTCATCGATCCTATTGTTCCTAAAGAACTGATCGACGAAAAAACAAAATACTTCATCAACCCTACCGGCCGTTTTGTTATCGGCGGTCCTCAAGGTGATGCGGGTCTTACAGGCCGTAAAATCATCGTTGACACATACGGCGGATACGCACGTCACGGCGGCGGCGCATTCTCCGGTAAGGATGCGACGAAGGTTGACCGCTCGGCTGCATATGCAGCGCGCTATGTAGCGAAAAACATCGTGGCTGCCGGCCTTGCTGAAAAGTGTGAAGTTCAATTGGCGTATGCGATCGGTGTAGCACAGCCTGTATCCATCTCGGTTGATACATTCGGAACGGGTAAGGTTTCTGAGGATGTATTGGTTGATGTGGTAAGCAGCAACTTCGATCTTCGCCCTGCAGGAATCATCAAGATGCTCGATCTTCGCCGTCCGATTTACAAGCAGACAGCTGCTTACGGACACTTTGGCCGCAACGATCTTGACCTTCCTTGGGAGCGTACGAACAAAGCTGAAGTATTGAAAGCTGAAGCTCTTAAGTAA
- a CDS encoding immune inhibitor A domain-containing protein encodes MALTAALGIGAFAGSASAGTVVPENVLSKPTVKHEHGHGGPFDLGIANDERLIEMLKKEGKISENATQAQAEKALNKFLKAKADGAKKEAGELHDEEAETKAELKKSMKNNSFTSGKGNKLGQAKKNSPGSVEEEAYDGKMRTDKVLVLLVDYPDKPHNSMTPDETDMYYEDEDAYSREHYQDMLFGDGGWEGPDGKTYVSMKQYYEQQSGGSYSVEGDVAGWYTASKPAAAYGGNYPTEDGSDADARGLVKEALEAAAADPSVNIADYDQWDRYDLDGDGNYLEADGLVDHLMVIHSGVGEEAGGGSLGSDAIWSHRWNLGGIFPIEGTPKPEVDYWGAGSMYAYDYTIEPEDGAVGVMAHEFGHDLGLPDEYDTQYSGAGEAVSYWSIMASGSWAGDIPGSQPTGFSPYAKEMLQASAVVDNEGTEGNWLTGSEVNVDDVTTDGMELLLDEANTKGTNNDVVKVNLPQKETVINEPASGEFEYFSGSADELHNTLSTTVDLTNATDAQFNFKAWYDIETDWDYAYVTVNGEPIASDITTDTNPHGSNLGNGITGSSNGWIDASFDLSAYAGQEVEVAIEYVTDAAVSNPGFFADDLSVVVDGEEVLSDGAEGDAKVTLDGFTKSDGIKKSNHYYLLEWRSHNGVDEGLANIRRGASLMTYDSGLVVWYVDNKYSENWTGAHPGDGFLGVVDADQKANYWSDGAVGSTRYQIHDAAFSLNKSEKMFLDYTEQLGITMKDNHTKRNPLFDDSADYSNKGLVDAGRNVPEYGLKFRVTGESADGTVGKVMIYK; translated from the coding sequence ATGGCTCTCACTGCTGCCTTGGGTATCGGCGCATTTGCTGGATCGGCATCAGCGGGGACTGTAGTACCAGAGAATGTGTTGTCAAAGCCAACGGTAAAGCATGAACATGGTCACGGTGGTCCATTTGACCTCGGAATCGCAAACGACGAGCGTTTGATTGAGATGTTAAAGAAAGAAGGTAAAATCTCTGAAAATGCGACTCAAGCACAAGCTGAAAAAGCATTGAATAAGTTTTTGAAAGCGAAAGCTGATGGTGCTAAGAAAGAAGCAGGCGAGCTTCACGACGAAGAGGCAGAAACCAAAGCGGAACTTAAAAAGAGTATGAAGAATAATAGCTTTACTTCCGGTAAAGGAAATAAATTAGGGCAAGCGAAGAAGAACTCACCTGGTTCGGTAGAAGAAGAAGCGTACGACGGTAAAATGCGTACGGATAAAGTGTTGGTCCTTCTTGTAGATTATCCGGACAAGCCTCATAACTCCATGACGCCTGATGAAACGGATATGTATTACGAAGATGAAGATGCTTACTCCCGTGAACATTATCAAGATATGCTGTTTGGAGATGGCGGCTGGGAAGGTCCAGACGGAAAAACGTATGTATCCATGAAGCAATATTATGAGCAGCAATCCGGCGGAAGCTACTCGGTTGAAGGTGATGTTGCAGGCTGGTATACAGCGAGTAAGCCGGCTGCTGCTTATGGCGGAAACTATCCAACAGAAGACGGCAGTGATGCAGATGCCAGAGGACTTGTTAAAGAAGCTTTGGAAGCAGCGGCAGCAGATCCGAGTGTGAATATTGCTGATTACGATCAGTGGGATCGCTATGATCTTGACGGTGATGGTAATTACCTTGAAGCAGACGGACTTGTTGACCACTTGATGGTCATTCACTCCGGAGTTGGGGAAGAAGCAGGTGGGGGTTCCCTTGGTTCCGATGCCATCTGGTCTCACCGTTGGAATCTTGGAGGAATCTTCCCAATTGAAGGTACTCCTAAACCAGAAGTGGATTATTGGGGAGCAGGATCCATGTATGCATATGATTACACGATTGAACCTGAAGACGGTGCGGTCGGTGTAATGGCCCACGAATTCGGTCATGATTTAGGACTTCCAGATGAATATGACACTCAATATTCGGGAGCAGGAGAAGCGGTTTCTTACTGGTCAATAATGGCAAGCGGAAGCTGGGCAGGGGATATCCCTGGATCGCAGCCGACAGGATTCAGTCCTTATGCGAAGGAAATGCTTCAAGCCTCTGCAGTTGTTGATAATGAAGGAACAGAAGGAAATTGGTTAACAGGTTCTGAGGTTAACGTGGACGACGTTACTACTGACGGTATGGAATTACTTTTGGATGAAGCCAATACCAAAGGCACAAACAATGACGTTGTAAAAGTAAATCTTCCACAAAAAGAGACAGTCATCAATGAACCGGCCAGCGGTGAATTTGAATACTTCTCAGGAAGTGCGGATGAGCTTCACAATACCCTATCCACAACAGTGGATTTAACAAATGCAACTGACGCACAGTTCAATTTCAAAGCATGGTATGATATTGAAACTGATTGGGATTATGCTTACGTAACGGTAAATGGTGAGCCGATTGCAAGTGACATCACTACTGACACGAACCCGCATGGTTCCAACCTTGGAAATGGTATCACAGGTTCTTCAAATGGATGGATTGATGCATCATTCGATCTTTCTGCATATGCAGGTCAAGAAGTGGAAGTTGCGATTGAATATGTAACGGATGCAGCGGTTTCAAATCCAGGATTCTTTGCAGATGATTTATCTGTTGTAGTAGACGGGGAAGAAGTACTCTCTGATGGTGCTGAAGGAGATGCGAAAGTTACTTTAGATGGATTCACTAAGAGCGATGGAATCAAGAAATCGAATCACTATTACCTATTAGAATGGCGCAGCCACAACGGTGTCGATGAAGGTCTAGCCAACATCCGCCGTGGAGCAAGCTTGATGACATATGACAGCGGTCTTGTCGTATGGTATGTCGATAACAAATACAGTGAAAACTGGACAGGTGCCCACCCTGGGGACGGATTCCTAGGAGTAGTGGACGCCGACCAAAAAGCCAATTATTGGAGTGATGGTGCAGTAGGTTCTACCCGCTATCAAATACATGATGCAGCATTCAGCTTGAACAAATCAGAAAAGATGTTCTTGGATTACACTGAACAATTAGGAATTACAATGAAAGACAATCACACTAAACGTAATCCATTATTCGACGACAGTGCAGACTACAGCAACAAAGGTCTTGTAGATGCTGGCCGTAACGTACCTGAATACGGATTGAAATTCCGTGTAACTGGTGAAAGTGCAGACGGTACTGTCGGTAAGGTAATGATCTACAAATAA